In the Sulfitobacter pacificus genome, one interval contains:
- a CDS encoding AMP-binding protein has translation MGWMNDETGLDKCAANYVPLTPLSHLRRAASVFATRTAVIHGDHRVTYAQYHDRCTRLASALAAMGVAPGEVVATLLPNTPAQAEAHFGVPACGAVLNTINMRLDVATVAYIFDHGGAKVVLIDSEFMDLAEDACAAMEGTPPQIIEVTDPNCPATGRHPTYEDLLASADPAFDWIMPQDEWESLALNYTSGTTGRPKGVVYHHRGAYLMTMGTVISWRMVLHPVFMQIVPLFHCNGWNHTWMMPLIGGTLVCCRDITASNIYNAIADEGVTHFGGAPIVLNMLVNAAEGERRAFDHTVEVFTAGAPPAPATLTKIEQLGFNITQVYGLTETYGHVTECIWKAEDWDTADTAARAAIKARQGVAMPMMEHITVTDADVTQTPMDGATQGEIMIRGNSVMKGYFKNPEATAEAFKGGYFHSGDLAVQHPDGYIQIADRAKDIIISGGENISSVEVEGVLMGHPEVNLAAVVAKPDEQWGEVPCAFVELKPGAKPDEAALIAFARATLAGFKTPKQVVFQELPKTSTGKIQKHELRKVAAGL, from the coding sequence ATGGGGTGGATGAACGACGAAACCGGTCTGGACAAATGCGCCGCCAATTATGTGCCGCTGACCCCGCTTTCGCACCTGCGCCGCGCCGCCAGTGTCTTTGCCACCCGCACCGCTGTCATCCACGGCGATCACCGCGTGACCTATGCGCAATACCATGACCGCTGCACCCGCCTTGCCTCTGCGCTTGCTGCCATGGGTGTTGCGCCCGGCGAGGTGGTTGCAACCCTTCTGCCCAACACCCCAGCCCAGGCCGAGGCGCATTTTGGCGTGCCTGCCTGTGGTGCGGTGCTGAATACCATCAACATGCGGCTGGATGTCGCCACGGTGGCCTATATTTTTGATCACGGCGGGGCCAAGGTGGTGTTGATTGACAGCGAGTTTATGGACTTGGCCGAAGATGCATGCGCCGCGATGGAGGGCACCCCGCCTCAAATCATCGAAGTTACCGACCCGAATTGTCCCGCCACCGGTCGCCATCCGACCTACGAGGATCTGCTGGCCAGCGCCGACCCAGCCTTTGACTGGATCATGCCGCAGGACGAATGGGAAAGCCTTGCATTGAACTATACCTCCGGCACCACGGGTCGTCCCAAGGGTGTGGTCTATCACCATCGCGGTGCTTATCTGATGACCATGGGCACGGTAATTTCATGGCGCATGGTGCTGCACCCTGTGTTCATGCAGATCGTACCGCTGTTTCATTGCAATGGCTGGAACCATACGTGGATGATGCCCCTGATCGGCGGCACCCTGGTCTGTTGTCGCGACATTACCGCGTCCAATATCTATAATGCGATTGCTGACGAAGGTGTGACCCATTTCGGCGGTGCGCCGATTGTGTTGAACATGCTGGTCAATGCAGCCGAGGGAGAGCGCCGCGCGTTCGATCATACGGTTGAGGTCTTTACCGCCGGTGCGCCCCCTGCCCCTGCGACCCTGACCAAAATCGAACAGCTGGGCTTTAACATCACTCAGGTATACGGGCTGACTGAAACCTATGGCCATGTAACCGAATGTATCTGGAAAGCCGAAGACTGGGACACAGCTGATACGGCAGCCCGCGCCGCAATCAAGGCGCGACAGGGTGTGGCAATGCCGATGATGGAGCATATCACCGTTACAGATGCCGATGTCACACAAACACCAATGGACGGTGCTACTCAGGGCGAAATCATGATCCGGGGCAATTCGGTGATGAAGGGTTATTTCAAAAATCCCGAGGCCACCGCCGAAGCCTTCAAGGGCGGCTATTTCCATTCCGGTGACCTGGCCGTGCAACATCCCGATGGCTATATCCAGATTGCCGACCGCGCCAAGGACATCATCATTTCCGGCGGTGAGAATATTTCATCCGTCGAGGTAGAGGGGGTGCTGATGGGCCATCCAGAGGTTAACCTTGCGGCTGTGGTCGCCAAACCGGATGAACAATGGGGCGAAGTGCCCTGTGCCTTTGTCGAACTGAAACCCGGTGCCAAACCGGATGAAGCCGCGCTTATCGCCTTTGCCCGTGCCACCCTTGCCGGTTTCAAAACCCCAAAACAGGTGGTGTTTCAGGAGCTTCCCAAAACCTCGACCGGCAAGATCCAGAAACATGAGCTGCGCAAGGTTGCAGCCGGGCTGTAA
- a CDS encoding GNAT family N-acetyltransferase produces the protein MQFRKAEVGETAAIAAMWHKGWHEGHAAHVPGDLVATRTIEEFRTRTAGYIAQTTVLEVDGQIAGFHMLEGDELYQFYVATDFRGSGVAAALMRHVEETLGGRQAWLACAVGNARAAAFYEKCGWRQAATEEYLVETADGPKAVSCWRYVKDLPPAA, from the coding sequence ATGCAGTTTCGTAAAGCAGAAGTCGGGGAAACGGCGGCAATTGCGGCCATGTGGCACAAGGGCTGGCATGAAGGGCATGCGGCACATGTGCCGGGTGATCTGGTAGCGACGCGGACGATTGAAGAATTTCGGACCCGGACGGCAGGCTATATTGCGCAAACAACGGTGTTAGAGGTCGATGGGCAGATCGCCGGTTTTCACATGCTGGAGGGGGATGAGCTGTATCAGTTCTACGTTGCCACCGATTTTCGGGGGAGCGGGGTGGCCGCTGCCCTGATGCGCCATGTGGAAGAGACATTGGGCGGGCGTCAGGCGTGGTTGGCCTGTGCGGTTGGCAATGCGCGTGCTGCGGCGTTTTATGAAAAATGCGGATGGCGGCAGGCGGCAACAGAAGAGTATCTTGTCGAAACGGCAGACGGCCCGAAAGCCGTGTCCTGTTGGCGCTATGTCAAGGACCTGCCGCCAGCCGCATAA
- a CDS encoding SGNH/GDSL hydrolase family protein, producing the protein MYDTALRAILSPVLIAQALQVRRSAQCLPEAAGARMGTVGSGPALRLMIVGDSSAAGVGVTDQRDALSGQLAQHLAQGFNVTWQLDALTGATTRSTLTRLANAADHPANVVITALGVNDVTRLIPARSWVRQQAALFDRLNTLYRPKQIYVSGMPPMSHFPLLPQPLRWTLGRHAAKLEHHRVAFLATRPDCTHVPFNLPLDPAMVASDGFHPAAPLYTLWAKEMASRIISDWSKLST; encoded by the coding sequence ATGTACGATACGGCCCTCCGGGCGATCCTGTCGCCGGTGTTGATTGCCCAGGCCCTGCAGGTACGCCGCAGCGCCCAATGCCTGCCCGAAGCCGCAGGCGCGCGCATGGGCACAGTGGGCTCCGGCCCCGCCCTGCGGCTGATGATAGTCGGTGACAGTTCCGCCGCAGGTGTTGGCGTTACGGATCAGCGTGACGCGCTTAGCGGCCAACTTGCCCAGCACCTGGCACAGGGGTTCAACGTGACATGGCAGCTGGATGCCCTGACCGGTGCCACCACCCGCAGCACCCTTACCCGTCTGGCAAATGCCGCGGATCACCCCGCCAACGTAGTGATCACCGCCCTTGGCGTAAACGATGTCACCCGCCTGATCCCGGCCCGCAGCTGGGTGCGCCAGCAGGCCGCCCTGTTTGACCGTCTGAACACGCTCTACCGTCCTAAACAGATCTACGTCAGTGGCATGCCTCCGATGTCACATTTTCCGCTGCTGCCGCAGCCTTTACGTTGGACCCTTGGGCGTCACGCGGCCAAGCTTGAACATCACCGCGTCGCGTTTCTGGCAACGCGACCGGATTGCACCCATGTACCATTTAACCTGCCGCTTGATCCGGCGATGGTCGCTTCGGACGGGTTTCACCCTGCCGCGCCGCTTTACACGCTATGGGCCAAAGAAATGGCCAGCCGGATCATCTCCGACTGGTCAAAACTCTCAACCTGA